The proteins below are encoded in one region of Microbispora sp. NBC_01189:
- a CDS encoding TauD/TfdA family dioxygenase, whose translation MNDGWTPLEISPDGPATPEGLVERLRGLDVGDLLAREKALVFRGFGVTPETLDPVMDMLLPNRLAYVHGNSPRTKVGGNVYTSTEYPPEYTISMHNELSYSATWPSRLLFFCEKAAETGGATPVVDGVRWLESLDDEVREAFAKGVRYTQNLHAGRGLGKSWQETFETEDRDRVAEFLDGIGADWQWRPDGGVRVSQIRPSTTRHPVTGAEVWFNQADQWHPASLGDETAAMLAELMPPEELPQSVTFPDGAPIPGDHVIQARDRGLDNAVDVDWRSGDLLLIDNVLVGHGRRPFTGSRRVLVAMSD comes from the coding sequence ATGAACGACGGCTGGACGCCCCTGGAGATAAGCCCCGACGGCCCCGCCACTCCGGAGGGGCTGGTCGAGCGCCTGCGCGGGCTCGACGTGGGCGATCTGCTCGCGCGGGAGAAGGCCCTCGTCTTCCGGGGTTTCGGCGTCACGCCCGAGACGCTGGACCCGGTCATGGACATGCTCCTGCCCAACCGGCTGGCGTACGTCCACGGCAACTCGCCACGCACCAAGGTCGGCGGCAACGTCTACACCTCCACCGAGTACCCGCCCGAGTACACGATCTCGATGCACAACGAGTTGTCGTACTCCGCCACCTGGCCCTCCCGGCTGCTGTTCTTCTGCGAGAAGGCGGCCGAGACCGGCGGGGCCACCCCGGTGGTGGACGGCGTGCGCTGGCTGGAGTCGCTCGACGACGAGGTCAGGGAGGCCTTCGCCAAGGGCGTGCGCTACACCCAGAACCTGCACGCCGGCCGGGGACTCGGCAAGAGCTGGCAGGAGACGTTCGAGACCGAGGACCGCGACCGGGTGGCCGAGTTCCTCGACGGCATCGGGGCCGACTGGCAGTGGCGGCCCGACGGCGGCGTGCGGGTCTCCCAGATCAGGCCGTCCACCACCCGGCACCCGGTGACCGGGGCCGAGGTGTGGTTCAACCAGGCCGACCAGTGGCACCCCGCCTCGCTCGGCGACGAGACGGCCGCGATGCTCGCCGAGCTCATGCCGCCGGAGGAGCTGCCGCAGTCCGTGACGTTCCCGGACGGCGCGCCGATCCCCGGCGACCACGTCATCCAGGCGCGCGACCGCGGCCTGGACAACGCGGTGGACGTCGACTGGCGGAGCGGCGACCTGCTGCTGATCGACAACGTGCTCGTCGGTCACGGCCGACGGCCCTTCACCGGCTCCCGCCGCGTCCTCGTCGCCATGTCTGATTGA
- a CDS encoding non-ribosomal peptide synthetase, whose translation MTITPTTDNEHLIASLSPRRQEALRRLLAARAAAADAITPRGAGPAPCSYEQAQMWLGARFAEGAPAPNATIGLRLAGPLDVRALTIALDTLVERHEILRTVYEGDGPEPRQVVLDPGPAPLDVVDLRDLPGSEREERAREITSRAAVERFDLETGPVHRTTLVRLGDEDHVLMFVCHHIACDGWSVGIIVDELTTVYAAAHKGRPAGVAPPPLQYADYAAWSRRELTGERRERRLAYWRERLDGAASVELPIARTDQAIPEGRRSDCHLFTLPEEVLRALREAGGPGTTPFVALLTVFSMALARYTGQDDLTIATVDGGRRRVELEPVLGCFVNALPLRADLSGNPSFREAAAGVRRRLGEALTNHLPFSELAGALRDRDARNFSLSTVGFSLRVFRDQRGRWPGLEASVWAHEVDDFTYDLALLVHLNGGGDPELYLTYQKDRFDADAVARLAGHYRALAERIAAAPDTPLADLDLLTDAERDLALGAWNDSARPYPDVALPELLERHAGSDAVAVAFEGRTTTYAELHARANQVAHLLRERGIGPEDTVGVLLDRSPELIACLLGVWKAGAAYLPMDPKFPAQRVSDMLSIAATPLVLTSAGYAHLFDGVDALDDALNDVVDVGSGVLDGRPAEPVGVPYDIDRLAYVIFTSGSTGKPKGVQVTHRGLVNHVWWAVEDLASQGDGGAPLFGSVAFDLVVPNLWAPLVTGQRVTVLAQDFDMGELGALLVAGGPYSFIKCTPGHLEVLGHQIDARQAAALAGTIVVAGEALPGSMANRWMEMLGPGRLVNEYGPTEASVGTCIYPVRDAQLVEVVPIGRPLPNMRMYVLDPNRRLQPAGVPGELYVGGVGVTRGYLNRPDLTEERFLADPFVPGGRMYRTGDRVAWARDGNVVFLGRFDDQVKIRGYRIELDEVRAAVLDHPGVRDAVVVVHAFTPEDRRLVAYYVPEAREPDDLADHCAARLPEYMVPSMFVPLETIPLNANGKVDRKALPDPAVRAAEDLAEPETETEIAVAGVWREVLGIEAISIDSDFNALGGHSLLLIRMVAKLRQALPSDGYQVTVLDAIANRTVRDLAALIDRANGTPEGAADESARGLLVELTRPVKAPTLSLVCIPYGGASAMVYQPLADALPAGHSLFSVALPGHELGVEESTIPFHEAAQRVCDEVIERVRGPVALYGHCVGSALTAEIARRLEAAGRRIEAVYTGGSFPFATPTKGLNGLLGRIFRSKALDNANAHANWLRAMGADLQDLDPEQVDHIISTMRVDARAGEDYFSELVEQQSPQLRAPVISIVGDRDALTDFYEERYRDWHCVSETTALVVMAEAGHYFLRYRTEELAAIVTTAHTSVDRPEEWHVPAPGDTATWWREAVSSDRKADTDGPQPSLGRFFTVATGQIVSMIGAVMTEFAVPIWAYLKSGSLVQFGLFAIVGLVPGLVLAPLIGALVDRYDRKRAMLVADGMSLAVQAGLLALMVSDTLNMPLLYALLVLLSISVTLQRVAWQSAGPQLAPKAYLHHVGGVVQLGNAVAQLMVPLFSVAVLALIGIEGILTANVVCYALAFTVTLLVRFPATMAWRRRETVSAEIRNGFRYLLRRRGLRAMAFTMFIVNFFLFTGFIMIPPLVLSVGELADTGRVALLAGVGAVCGGLIITLWGGPRDRRMFGMLAAAGVLGIFCAIAGLRPSLILITLGAFGMSLMMTISDSIWLTIIHSKVPQRYHARVISINRMLALSTQPVGLAVQAWLVGLVFEPLMRPDGALAGSVGKVLGVGEGRGIGLLYVVCGLAIALTITIALRHPALARFDEETPDAEADDLVGLEELRSRGEAPEAVEVVKAAEVKA comes from the coding sequence GTGACGATAACGCCGACGACTGACAACGAGCATCTAATAGCGTCGCTTTCCCCACGCAGGCAGGAGGCGCTGCGCCGGCTGCTCGCCGCCCGGGCGGCCGCCGCCGACGCGATCACTCCGCGCGGCGCGGGACCCGCCCCCTGCTCCTACGAGCAGGCCCAGATGTGGCTCGGCGCCCGATTCGCCGAGGGCGCCCCGGCGCCGAACGCCACGATCGGCCTGCGGCTCGCCGGCCCGCTCGACGTCCGGGCGCTGACCATCGCCCTCGACACCCTGGTCGAACGTCACGAGATCCTGCGCACGGTCTACGAGGGCGACGGGCCCGAGCCCCGGCAGGTCGTCCTCGACCCCGGGCCCGCGCCTCTCGACGTCGTCGACCTGCGCGACCTGCCCGGGTCCGAGCGGGAGGAACGGGCCCGGGAGATCACGTCACGGGCCGCGGTGGAGCGCTTCGACCTGGAGACCGGGCCGGTCCACCGTACGACGCTGGTCCGGCTGGGCGACGAGGACCACGTGCTGATGTTCGTCTGCCACCACATCGCCTGTGACGGGTGGTCGGTCGGCATCATCGTGGACGAGCTCACCACCGTGTACGCCGCCGCCCACAAGGGCCGCCCCGCCGGGGTCGCCCCTCCCCCGCTCCAGTACGCCGACTACGCGGCCTGGTCGCGGCGTGAGCTGACCGGCGAGCGGCGGGAGCGGCGGCTCGCGTACTGGCGCGAGCGGCTCGACGGCGCCGCCTCGGTCGAACTGCCGATCGCCAGAACCGACCAGGCGATCCCCGAGGGCAGGCGGAGCGACTGCCACCTGTTCACGCTGCCGGAGGAGGTCCTGCGGGCGCTGCGGGAGGCCGGCGGCCCGGGGACCACGCCGTTCGTGGCCCTGCTCACGGTCTTCTCGATGGCGCTCGCGCGCTACACCGGGCAGGACGACCTGACGATCGCCACGGTCGACGGCGGGCGCCGCCGGGTGGAGCTGGAGCCCGTGCTCGGCTGCTTCGTCAACGCCCTGCCGCTGCGCGCCGACCTGTCGGGCAACCCCTCGTTCCGCGAGGCCGCCGCGGGGGTGCGGCGGCGGCTCGGCGAGGCGCTCACCAACCACCTGCCGTTCTCCGAGCTGGCGGGGGCGCTGCGCGACCGGGACGCCCGCAACTTCTCGCTGTCCACCGTGGGCTTCTCGCTGCGGGTCTTCCGCGACCAGCGCGGGCGCTGGCCGGGGCTGGAGGCGTCGGTCTGGGCGCACGAGGTCGACGACTTCACCTACGACCTCGCGCTGCTGGTGCACCTGAACGGCGGCGGCGACCCCGAGCTCTACCTGACCTACCAGAAGGACCGGTTCGACGCGGACGCGGTCGCCCGGCTCGCCGGGCACTACCGCGCGCTGGCCGAGCGGATCGCCGCCGCCCCGGACACCCCGCTCGCCGACCTGGACCTGCTGACCGACGCCGAACGCGACCTCGCGCTGGGCGCCTGGAACGACTCGGCCCGGCCGTACCCGGACGTGGCCCTGCCCGAGCTGCTGGAACGGCACGCGGGCTCCGATGCGGTCGCGGTCGCGTTCGAGGGCCGCACCACGACGTACGCCGAGCTGCACGCCCGCGCCAACCAGGTCGCGCACCTGCTGCGCGAGCGGGGCATCGGGCCCGAGGACACGGTGGGCGTGCTGCTCGACCGGAGCCCGGAGCTGATCGCCTGCCTGCTCGGCGTGTGGAAGGCCGGCGCGGCGTACCTGCCGATGGATCCCAAGTTTCCCGCGCAGCGCGTCTCGGACATGCTGTCGATCGCCGCGACCCCGCTGGTCCTGACCTCGGCGGGGTACGCGCACCTGTTCGACGGCGTCGACGCGCTGGACGACGCGCTGAACGACGTGGTCGACGTCGGGAGCGGCGTGCTCGACGGCCGGCCCGCCGAGCCGGTGGGCGTGCCGTACGACATCGACCGGCTGGCGTACGTGATCTTCACCTCGGGGTCGACCGGGAAGCCGAAGGGCGTGCAGGTCACCCACCGGGGCCTGGTGAACCACGTGTGGTGGGCCGTGGAGGACTTGGCGAGCCAGGGCGACGGCGGGGCGCCGCTGTTCGGCTCGGTGGCGTTCGACCTCGTGGTGCCCAACCTGTGGGCGCCGCTCGTCACCGGGCAGCGGGTCACGGTGCTGGCGCAGGACTTCGACATGGGCGAGCTGGGCGCGCTGCTCGTCGCGGGCGGGCCGTACAGCTTCATCAAGTGCACGCCGGGGCATCTGGAGGTGCTCGGCCACCAGATCGACGCCCGGCAGGCCGCGGCGCTCGCCGGCACGATCGTCGTGGCGGGCGAGGCGCTGCCCGGGTCGATGGCCAACCGGTGGATGGAGATGCTCGGCCCGGGGCGGCTCGTCAACGAGTACGGCCCCACCGAGGCGTCGGTGGGCACGTGCATCTATCCGGTGCGGGACGCCCAGCTCGTGGAGGTCGTACCGATCGGGCGTCCGCTGCCCAACATGCGGATGTACGTCCTCGACCCGAACCGGCGGCTGCAGCCGGCCGGCGTGCCGGGCGAGCTTTACGTCGGCGGCGTGGGCGTCACCCGCGGCTACCTGAACCGGCCCGACCTCACCGAGGAGCGGTTCCTGGCCGATCCGTTCGTGCCGGGCGGGCGGATGTACCGCACCGGCGACCGGGTGGCCTGGGCCCGCGACGGGAACGTGGTCTTCCTCGGCCGTTTCGACGACCAGGTGAAGATCCGCGGCTACCGCATCGAGCTGGACGAGGTCAGGGCGGCGGTGCTCGACCACCCCGGCGTACGCGACGCGGTCGTCGTCGTGCACGCGTTCACGCCCGAGGACAGGCGGCTCGTCGCCTACTACGTGCCCGAGGCGCGGGAGCCGGACGACCTCGCCGACCACTGCGCGGCGCGGCTGCCGGAGTACATGGTCCCGTCGATGTTCGTGCCGCTGGAGACCATCCCGCTCAACGCCAACGGCAAGGTGGACCGCAAGGCGCTGCCCGACCCGGCCGTCCGGGCGGCCGAGGACCTGGCGGAGCCGGAGACCGAGACCGAGATCGCGGTGGCCGGGGTCTGGCGGGAGGTCCTCGGCATCGAGGCGATCTCGATCGACAGCGACTTCAACGCGCTGGGCGGCCACTCGCTGCTTCTCATCCGCATGGTCGCCAAGCTGCGCCAGGCGCTGCCCTCCGACGGCTACCAGGTGACCGTGCTCGACGCGATCGCCAACCGCACCGTACGGGACCTGGCCGCGCTGATCGACAGGGCCAACGGCACCCCGGAGGGCGCCGCGGACGAGAGCGCGCGTGGCCTGCTGGTCGAGCTGACCCGGCCGGTGAAGGCGCCCACGCTGTCGCTGGTCTGCATCCCGTACGGCGGGGCCAGCGCGATGGTCTACCAGCCGCTGGCCGACGCGCTGCCGGCCGGGCACTCGCTGTTCTCGGTCGCCCTGCCGGGCCACGAGCTCGGGGTCGAGGAGAGCACGATCCCGTTCCACGAGGCCGCCCAGCGGGTCTGCGACGAGGTCATCGAGCGCGTGCGCGGCCCGGTCGCGTTGTACGGCCACTGCGTCGGCAGCGCGCTCACCGCCGAGATCGCCCGCAGGCTGGAGGCGGCGGGACGCCGGATCGAGGCCGTCTACACCGGCGGCAGCTTCCCGTTCGCCACCCCCACGAAGGGCCTGAACGGCCTGCTCGGCCGGATCTTCCGCAGCAAGGCGCTGGACAACGCCAACGCGCACGCCAACTGGCTGCGCGCGATGGGCGCCGACCTGCAGGACCTCGACCCCGAGCAGGTCGACCACATCATCAGCACGATGCGGGTGGACGCGCGGGCCGGTGAGGACTACTTCAGCGAGCTGGTCGAGCAGCAGAGCCCACAGCTGCGCGCCCCGGTGATCTCCATAGTGGGCGACCGCGACGCGCTGACCGACTTCTACGAGGAGCGCTACCGCGACTGGCACTGCGTCTCCGAGACCACCGCGCTGGTGGTGATGGCCGAGGCCGGGCACTACTTCCTCCGGTACCGCACCGAGGAGCTGGCCGCGATCGTCACCACCGCGCACACCTCCGTGGACCGTCCCGAGGAGTGGCACGTCCCGGCGCCCGGCGACACGGCCACCTGGTGGCGGGAGGCCGTCTCGTCCGACCGGAAGGCCGACACGGACGGGCCACAGCCCAGTCTCGGCCGGTTCTTCACGGTGGCGACGGGCCAGATCGTCTCCATGATCGGCGCGGTGATGACCGAGTTCGCCGTGCCGATCTGGGCGTACCTGAAGAGCGGCTCGCTGGTGCAGTTCGGCCTGTTCGCCATCGTCGGGCTGGTGCCGGGGCTGGTCCTCGCGCCGCTGATCGGCGCGCTGGTCGACCGGTACGACCGCAAACGGGCGATGCTGGTGGCCGACGGGATGTCCCTCGCCGTCCAGGCCGGGCTGCTCGCGCTGATGGTCTCCGACACCCTGAACATGCCGCTGCTCTACGCCCTGCTGGTGCTGCTCTCGATATCGGTGACCCTGCAACGGGTGGCCTGGCAGTCGGCCGGCCCGCAACTGGCGCCCAAGGCCTACCTGCACCACGTGGGCGGGGTCGTCCAGCTCGGCAACGCCGTGGCCCAGCTGATGGTGCCGCTGTTCTCCGTCGCCGTGCTGGCGCTGATCGGCATCGAGGGCATCCTGACCGCCAACGTGGTGTGCTACGCGCTCGCGTTCACGGTGACCCTGCTGGTCCGCTTCCCCGCCACGATGGCCTGGCGGCGCCGGGAGACCGTCTCCGCCGAGATCCGCAACGGCTTCCGCTACCTGCTCCGGCGGCGGGGCCTGCGGGCGATGGCCTTCACGATGTTCATCGTGAACTTCTTCCTGTTCACCGGGTTCATCATGATCCCGCCGCTGGTGCTGTCGGTCGGCGAACTGGCCGACACCGGGCGGGTCGCGCTGCTCGCGGGCGTCGGGGCGGTCTGCGGCGGCCTGATCATCACGCTGTGGGGCGGCCCGCGCGACCGCCGGATGTTCGGCATGCTGGCGGCCGCCGGAGTGCTCGGGATCTTCTGCGCCATCGCCGGCCTGCGGCCGTCGCTCATCCTGATCACGCTGGGCGCGTTCGGCATGTCGCTGATGATGACGATCAGCGACAGCATCTGGCTGACGATCATCCACTCGAAGGTGCCGCAGCGCTACCACGCCCGCGTCATCTCGATCAACCGGATGCTCGCGCTGTCGACCCAGCCGGTCGGGCTGGCCGTACAGGCCTGGCTGGTGGGGCTGGTCTTCGAGCCGCTGATGCGGCCGGACGGCGCGCTGGCCGGCTCGGTCGGCAAGGTCCTCGGAGTCGGCGAGGGGCGCGGGATCGGCCTGCTGTACGTGGTCTGCGGGCTGGCCATCGCCCTCACGATCACGATCGCCCTGCGTCACCCGGCGCTGGCGCGGTTCGACGAGGAGACCCCGGACGCCGAGGCCGACGACCTGGTCGGCCTGGAGGAGCTGCGCAGCCGCGGCGAGGCGCCGGAGGCGGTCGAGGTGGTCAAGGCGGCGGAGGTCAAGGCCTGA